A region from the Lytechinus variegatus isolate NC3 chromosome 6, Lvar_3.0, whole genome shotgun sequence genome encodes:
- the LOC121417644 gene encoding uncharacterized protein LOC121417644, which produces MKREETTGLGSCGKQPSTGAPEHLPDLFAITMQNVPAEYQESISQLLKDFSDIFLKGSFDIGRTDYVQHIINTGDTPPFRQAHRRYPARQREREDTERQVRDLLQHGLIEPSSSPWASNVVLVSKTDGSKLFCVDYR; this is translated from the coding sequence ATGAAGAGAGAGGAAACCACGGGCCTGGGCTCTTGTGGTAAACAACCTTCGACTGGCGCACCAGAACACCTGCCTGATCTATTCGCTATAACCATGCAGAACGTCCCAGCAGAATATCAGGAATCCATATCACAGTTACTAAAGGACTTCAGTGATATCTTTTTGAAGGGTTCGTTTGATATTGGGAGAACTGACTATGTGCAGCATATCATCAACACCGGAGATACACCACCGTTCCGACAGGCACATAGAAGATATCCAGCccggcagagagagagagaggatactGAACGGCAAGTTCGGGATTTGCTGCAACATGGTTTGATAGAACCTTCTTCTAGCCCATGGGCATCAAATGTAGTGTTGGTATCCAAGACGGATGGAAGCAAGCTGTTTTGTGTTGACTACCGGTAA